One Geitlerinema sp. PCC 9228 DNA window includes the following coding sequences:
- the cas1d gene encoding type I-D CRISPR-associated endonuclease Cas1d, giving the protein MGTVYVSQENAFIGKTDECLKVKAETPLEVPLIKIDGVVVLGRATVSPSVVNELLERHIPLSFLTQTGRYLGRLEPELTKNIFVRQAQWQAAGHTEKALHVVRGFVRGKLKNYRNILMRRERSHEGCDLQNAIAGLEKAIAPIDQTTSIDALRGLEGSGSAAYFSAFAQLFSNEDFQFESRRRRPPTDPINALLSLGYALLRHDIQSAVNIVGFDPYLGYLHMERYGRPSLALDVMEEFRPLIVDTMVFSALNKRWLKPADFTSEPLSGAVSLTKDGLKTFLRLYEQKKQSKFKHPVLKRNCTYQEAFEIQARLLAKYLMAEIEMYPPLVMK; this is encoded by the coding sequence ATGGGAACTGTTTACGTATCGCAGGAAAATGCTTTTATTGGCAAGACCGATGAATGTTTGAAAGTGAAAGCGGAAACGCCGTTAGAGGTGCCGCTGATTAAAATTGATGGTGTGGTGGTTTTAGGGCGGGCTACGGTTTCGCCATCGGTGGTAAATGAGTTATTAGAACGCCACATTCCCCTGAGTTTTCTAACCCAAACGGGGCGATATTTAGGGCGTTTGGAGCCAGAGCTAACCAAAAATATCTTTGTACGTCAAGCTCAGTGGCAGGCGGCGGGTCATACGGAAAAGGCGCTGCATGTAGTGCGGGGATTTGTGCGTGGGAAGTTGAAGAACTATCGCAATATTTTGATGCGGCGAGAACGTAGTCATGAGGGTTGTGACTTACAAAATGCGATCGCGGGATTGGAAAAAGCGATCGCGCCTATTGACCAAACCACCAGTATCGATGCTTTGCGGGGGTTGGAAGGTAGTGGCAGTGCTGCTTATTTTAGTGCTTTTGCGCAATTGTTTTCCAACGAAGATTTTCAATTTGAAAGCCGTCGCCGCCGACCTCCCACCGATCCGATTAATGCGCTTTTGAGTTTGGGATACGCGCTTTTGCGCCACGACATCCAAAGTGCAGTCAATATTGTTGGATTCGATCCCTATCTAGGATATTTACACATGGAACGATATGGCCGACCTTCCCTGGCATTGGATGTAATGGAGGAATTTCGTCCTTTAATTGTGGATACGATGGTGTTTTCAGCGTTGAACAAGCGTTGGTTGAAGCCAGCAGATTTTACCTCGGAACCGTTGAGTGGTGCTGTGTCGCTGACGAAGGATGGTTTGAAAACGTTTTTGCGGTTGTACGAACAGAAGAAACAATCTAAGTTTAAGCATCCGGTTTTGAAGCGCAATTGTACTTATCAAGAGGCTTTTGAGATTCAGGCGCGGTTGCTGGCTAAGTATTTGATGGCGGAAATCGAGATGTATCCTCCGTTGGTGATGAAGTGA
- the cas2 gene encoding CRISPR-associated endonuclease Cas2, translating into MFVVVSYDISEDKRRTKIHKVLKSYGQWMQFSVFECDLTATQYAKLRSRLAKLIKPECDSIRFYFLCGSCHEKVERIGGEPVRDDTVFFC; encoded by the coding sequence ATGTTTGTGGTGGTGAGTTATGATATTTCAGAGGACAAACGCCGTACTAAAATTCACAAGGTTCTGAAATCGTACGGACAGTGGATGCAGTTTAGCGTGTTTGAGTGCGATTTGACGGCTACTCAGTATGCGAAATTGCGATCGCGTTTGGCAAAACTTATTAAACCGGAGTGCGATAGTATTCGATTTTATTTTCTCTGTGGTAGCTGCCATGAGAAGGTGGAACGAATTGGTGGCGAACCGGTGCGCGACGATACGGTGTTTTTCTGCTGA